One part of the Nitrosophilus kaiyonis genome encodes these proteins:
- a CDS encoding HdeD family acid-resistance protein, giving the protein MVGYQNMLNNKELLKKFEKNTKIAGVIFLLLGLVGIFYPALMSLTTAYFVAFLFIFSGITIGYHTWQTDKKDWLGWLKAFIYFVTGAMVIFFPLPGVAALGIILAIYFFMDGFASFALAGQMKGENKFWWLILLNGILSIIIGVIFLVGWPFSSLFLVGLFVGISLFFDGIVLLTMSSQIKKLEDNNS; this is encoded by the coding sequence ATGGTTGGTTATCAAAATATGCTCAATAATAAAGAGCTTTTGAAAAAATTTGAAAAGAACACCAAAATTGCTGGAGTGATTTTTCTTCTGTTAGGTCTTGTCGGGATTTTCTATCCCGCTTTAATGAGTTTGACAACTGCTTACTTTGTTGCATTTTTGTTCATATTCAGTGGAATTACAATCGGATATCATACTTGGCAGACAGATAAAAAAGATTGGCTTGGATGGCTTAAAGCCTTTATCTATTTTGTGACTGGAGCAATGGTTATCTTTTTCCCACTTCCTGGAGTTGCAGCACTTGGAATCATTTTGGCAATCTATTTTTTTATGGATGGATTTGCATCATTTGCTCTTGCTGGACAGATGAAAGGAGAGAATAAATTTTGGTGGCTCATTTTACTCAATGGGATTCTATCTATTATTATAGGAGTTATCTTTTTAGTAGGGTGGCCGTTTAGCTCTCTATTTTTGGTAGGACTTTTTGTAGGAATTAGCCTTTTCTTTGATGGTATTGTGCTTCTTACAATGAGCTCGCAAATCAAAAAATTAGAAGATAACAATTCTTAA
- the rpmI gene encoding 50S ribosomal protein L35 encodes MPKMKTHRGAAKRFKKTKNKIKRGSAFRSHILTKKSPKTKRSLRSPHYVSKVDEENIRELIATY; translated from the coding sequence ATGCCAAAGATGAAAACACATCGCGGTGCTGCCAAGAGATTTAAAAAAACTAAAAACAAAATCAAAAGAGGTAGCGCTTTTAGAAGTCACATTTTGACTAAAAAATCGCCAAAAACAAAAAGAAGCTTAAGATCACCTCACTATGTAAGTAAGGTTGATGAAGAAAACATTAGAGAGTTAATCGCAACATATTAA
- the thrS gene encoding threonine--tRNA ligase, with translation MEPIAIKKDNEIIDLQTAKEKNIDIESAKKIYPENTPEALEVIRHSTAHLMAQAIKELYPDAKFFVGPVVKDGFYYDFRVKEKIGEEDLKKIEKKMQEIAKRKLDIQRYEIPKSKAIEKFKDDDLKQEVLKNIPSDTVSIYKQGDFEDLCRGPHVPNTKFLKHFKLLRVAGAYLGGDETKEMLTRIYGTAFADKKSLKDYLTMLEEAKKRDHRKLGTELELFMFSDEVGAGLPIWLPKGARLRSKLESLLFKAHRKRGYEPVRGPEILKSELWKKSGHYQNYKENMYFTEICDEKEDCVEYGIKPMNCVGHIMIYKSKKRSYRELPIKYFEYGVVHRHEKSGVLHGLFRVREFTQDDAHIFCMPSQIKDNVIEVLGFVDEIMKTFDFKYEMEISTKPKKAIGSDEIWEKATNALKEALDENGHKYEIDEGGGAFYGPKIDIKITDAIGRKWQCGTIQVDFNLPERFELGYINDKNEEERPVMIHRAILGSFERFIGIMIEHFAGEFPFFIAPTQIIIIPIAQNHIDYAKELNEKLVEMGIDTEIFDKNESLNKRIRTAEKQKVPMIVVIGDKEVEEKLVAIRDRRERIQYNISENEFFEKIKEKLSEVRF, from the coding sequence TTGGAACCGATTGCTATAAAAAAAGATAATGAAATAATAGATTTGCAAACTGCAAAAGAAAAAAATATAGATATTGAATCTGCTAAAAAAATATATCCAGAAAACACTCCAGAAGCTTTAGAGGTTATTAGACATTCAACTGCTCATTTAATGGCTCAAGCAATTAAAGAGTTATATCCTGATGCAAAATTTTTTGTTGGACCTGTTGTAAAAGATGGATTTTATTATGATTTTAGGGTAAAAGAAAAAATTGGTGAAGAGGACCTAAAAAAAATTGAAAAAAAGATGCAAGAGATTGCAAAAAGAAAACTTGATATTCAAAGATATGAAATTCCTAAAAGTAAAGCTATAGAAAAATTTAAAGATGATGATTTAAAACAGGAAGTTTTAAAAAATATCCCAAGTGACACTGTATCTATTTACAAACAGGGAGATTTTGAAGATTTATGTAGAGGGCCTCATGTACCAAACACAAAATTTTTAAAGCATTTTAAATTATTAAGAGTAGCTGGCGCATATCTTGGCGGTGATGAAACAAAAGAGATGCTAACTAGAATATACGGAACAGCATTTGCAGATAAAAAGTCTCTCAAAGATTATTTAACAATGCTTGAAGAGGCTAAAAAAAGAGATCATAGAAAACTTGGAACAGAATTAGAGCTTTTTATGTTTAGCGATGAGGTAGGTGCAGGTCTACCTATATGGCTTCCAAAAGGAGCAAGGCTTAGAAGTAAACTTGAGAGCTTACTTTTTAAAGCGCATAGAAAAAGAGGATATGAACCAGTAAGGGGTCCAGAAATTTTAAAAAGCGAACTTTGGAAAAAGAGTGGCCATTATCAAAATTATAAAGAAAATATGTATTTCACTGAAATTTGCGACGAGAAAGAGGATTGTGTTGAGTATGGTATAAAACCTATGAACTGTGTTGGCCATATAATGATTTATAAATCAAAAAAGAGAAGTTATCGTGAACTTCCTATAAAATATTTTGAATATGGCGTTGTTCATAGACACGAAAAAAGTGGCGTATTACACGGGCTTTTTCGTGTAAGAGAGTTTACTCAAGATGATGCACATATTTTTTGTATGCCAAGCCAGATAAAAGATAATGTTATAGAGGTACTTGGTTTTGTTGATGAGATAATGAAAACATTTGACTTTAAATATGAGATGGAAATCTCAACAAAGCCAAAAAAAGCTATAGGTAGTGATGAGATTTGGGAAAAAGCTACAAATGCCTTAAAAGAAGCCCTTGATGAGAATGGCCATAAATATGAGATAGATGAGGGTGGGGGAGCATTTTATGGACCAAAGATAGATATTAAAATTACTGATGCTATCGGTAGAAAATGGCAGTGTGGAACAATTCAAGTAGATTTTAATTTGCCTGAAAGATTTGAGCTTGGATATATAAATGACAAAAATGAAGAAGAGCGCCCAGTGATGATACATAGAGCAATTTTAGGCTCTTTTGAAAGATTTATAGGTATAATGATAGAACATTTTGCTGGGGAGTTTCCATTTTTTATTGCTCCAACTCAAATTATTATCATTCCAATTGCTCAAAATCATATAGATTATGCAAAAGAATTAAATGAAAAACTTGTTGAGATGGGTATAGATACAGAAATTTTTGATAAAAATGAGAGTTTAAATAAAAGAATAAGAACAGCTGAAAAACAAAAAGTTCCTATGATAGTTGTTATTGGGGATAAAGAAGTTGAAGAAAAATTAGTTGCTATAAGGGATAGAAGAGAAAGAATTCAGTATAATATTAGTGAAAATGAATTTTTTGAAAAAATAAAGGAGAAATTAAGTGAGGTACGCTTTTGA
- the rplT gene encoding 50S ribosomal protein L20, which produces MRVKTGIVRRRRHKKILKLAKGFYSGRRKHFRKAKEQLERSLVYAYRDRKQKKRDFRKLWITRINAACRLNDISYSRFIHGLKKAGIELDRKILADLAMNEPESFSKIVEKAKAAL; this is translated from the coding sequence ATGAGAGTAAAAACTGGAATAGTTAGAAGAAGAAGACATAAAAAGATATTAAAACTTGCAAAAGGTTTCTATAGCGGTAGAAGAAAACATTTTAGAAAAGCTAAAGAGCAGTTAGAGAGATCTTTAGTATACGCATATAGAGATAGAAAGCAAAAAAAGAGAGATTTTAGAAAACTTTGGATAACAAGAATAAATGCGGCTTGTAGACTAAATGATATTAGTTATTCAAGATTTATTCATGGACTCAAAAAAGCTGGCATCGAACTTGATAGAAAAATCTTGGCAGATTTAGCGATGAATGAGCCTGAAAGCTTCTCTAAAATCGTAGAAAAAGCAAAAGCAGCTCTTTAA
- a CDS encoding YfdX family protein: MKKFLISIATATLLVNGAFASVASKAESNKAISQAKTKVKKEQKELKIVQEAVDAVTLTNKVLAELEKGNKDQAIKYLEDAIGKLEVVLSTPNAPALIPINSSIEVVDFPGTLQDIKTAIISVKALLKENRIQEARRILDTLRSEIVFKVINLPLASYPAALKLAAKFLHENRVDEAKIVLNQALTTFVEVDVITPIPLLQAIHLVEVAKDAAKKDKKKALDMLAEAKKDIKRAEALGYTSDSDTTYKMLNELIEKVEKEIKGKNEAQKLFEELLEKLKEFKEKAVKKINK; encoded by the coding sequence GTGAAAAAATTTCTAATTAGTATTGCTACTGCTACACTTTTAGTAAATGGAGCTTTTGCTTCTGTTGCTAGTAAAGCTGAATCCAATAAAGCTATCTCTCAAGCAAAAACTAAAGTGAAAAAAGAGCAAAAAGAGCTCAAAATCGTTCAAGAGGCTGTTGATGCAGTAACATTAACCAATAAGGTACTCGCAGAGCTTGAAAAAGGAAATAAAGATCAAGCTATAAAATATCTTGAAGATGCTATTGGAAAACTAGAAGTAGTTCTTTCTACGCCAAACGCTCCTGCACTTATTCCAATAAATAGTTCTATTGAGGTAGTTGATTTTCCAGGAACATTGCAAGATATTAAAACTGCAATTATTAGTGTAAAAGCATTACTTAAAGAAAACAGAATTCAAGAAGCAAGAAGAATTCTTGATACTCTTAGAAGCGAAATTGTTTTTAAAGTAATTAATTTACCTTTAGCTTCCTATCCAGCAGCACTAAAACTTGCAGCAAAATTTTTGCATGAAAATAGAGTTGATGAAGCTAAAATTGTTCTAAATCAGGCATTAACAACTTTTGTAGAAGTTGATGTTATAACACCAATTCCACTATTGCAAGCGATTCACCTTGTTGAAGTGGCAAAAGATGCGGCAAAAAAAGATAAGAAAAAAGCATTAGATATGCTTGCAGAAGCAAAAAAAGATATAAAAAGGGCTGAAGCTCTTGGATATACCAGTGATTCAGACACCACATACAAAATGCTTAATGAGTTGATTGAAAAGGTTGAAAAAGAGATTAAAGGTAAAAATGAAGCTCAAAAACTGTTTGAAGAGCTATTAGAAAAACTAAAAGAGTTCAAAGAAAAAGCTGTTAAAAAGATTAATAAATAA
- the infC gene encoding translation initiation factor IF-3, giving the protein MSKKKDQVLLNEDIRAEKVRCIGEDGTQYGIISRDEALDLAEEKGLDLVLIAPNANPPVCKIMDFGKFKYQQEKKKKEAKKKQAKIEVKEIKLSVKIAQNDIDYKVKHAREFLEKGKHVRFRVFLRGREMANPEAGVEVLEKIIPLIEDIGTVEKKPHIEGRYVNMMVVPKKEEKKK; this is encoded by the coding sequence TTGAGTAAGAAAAAGGATCAAGTGCTCTTAAATGAAGATATAAGAGCTGAAAAGGTTAGGTGTATAGGTGAAGATGGTACTCAGTATGGAATTATTTCAAGAGATGAAGCTCTTGATTTAGCTGAAGAGAAAGGTTTGGATTTAGTTCTTATTGCACCGAATGCCAACCCTCCTGTGTGTAAAATAATGGATTTTGGTAAATTTAAATATCAGCAGGAGAAAAAGAAAAAAGAGGCAAAGAAAAAACAGGCAAAAATTGAGGTAAAAGAGATAAAATTATCTGTAAAAATAGCCCAAAATGATATTGATTATAAAGTAAAACATGCAAGGGAATTTTTAGAAAAAGGAAAACATGTAAGATTTAGAGTTTTCCTAAGAGGCCGTGAAATGGCAAATCCAGAAGCTGGTGTTGAAGTATTGGAAAAAATTATCCCTCTTATTGAAGATATAGGCACTGTTGAAAAGAAGCCACATATTGAGGGAAGATATGTAAATATGATGGTTGTACCAAAAAAAGAGGAAAAGAAAAAATAG
- a CDS encoding DUF1931 family protein, whose protein sequence is MAVVGFHHLEELFRKGAGLDIKKGHAKDVTDIVEQKLYDLLLMGQKAAKYNGRDVIWKYDLPITKGLEESINEFKKLEQEIELKDILERLATYPPLLELEAELEKSLPEMVGGLTLVLARIMKKLDEENRAVTHELIEKAKSVMDLTL, encoded by the coding sequence ATGGCAGTAGTTGGATTTCATCATTTAGAAGAGCTTTTTAGAAAAGGAGCTGGTCTTGATATTAAAAAAGGACATGCAAAAGATGTAACAGATATTGTTGAACAAAAGTTGTATGATCTTTTGCTTATGGGACAAAAAGCGGCAAAATATAATGGACGAGATGTTATCTGGAAATATGATCTTCCTATAACTAAAGGATTGGAAGAGAGCATTAATGAGTTTAAAAAGCTTGAACAAGAGATAGAACTTAAAGATATCTTAGAACGTCTTGCAACTTATCCTCCACTTCTAGAATTGGAAGCAGAACTTGAAAAGAGCCTTCCTGAAATGGTTGGTGGTTTAACACTTGTTTTAGCACGAATTATGAAAAAGCTTGATGAAGAAAATAGAGCTGTAACACATGAGCTTATTGAAAAAGCAAAAAGTGTTATGGATTTGACATTATAG
- the lspA gene encoding signal peptidase II, with translation MIKNYFVFFLAALGIFLIDKSIKELFINGLFYDTKCITFGFTLNKGVAFSLLSFLNGYLKWILFALILSAFIYVNINRLIFKIPFVLGILFGAAIGNLYDRFIYGGVVDYVYWHCGFDFAVFNFADVMIDLSIAWLFYLHFIQKKI, from the coding sequence ATGATAAAAAACTATTTTGTATTTTTTCTTGCCGCATTAGGGATATTTTTAATAGATAAAAGTATAAAAGAGCTTTTTATAAATGGCCTTTTTTATGATACAAAATGTATTACTTTTGGCTTTACATTAAACAAAGGAGTCGCTTTTTCTCTTTTGTCTTTTTTAAATGGATATCTTAAATGGATTTTGTTTGCTTTAATATTATCAGCTTTTATATATGTAAATATAAATAGATTGATATTTAAAATACCTTTTGTATTAGGTATTTTATTTGGGGCTGCCATTGGAAATCTTTATGATAGATTTATTTATGGTGGAGTAGTTGATTATGTATATTGGCACTGCGGATTTGATTTTGCAGTATTTAACTTTGCTGATGTTATGATTGATTTATCAATTGCATGGCTATTCTATTTACATTTTATACAAAAAAAAATATAA